A genomic region of Pseudomonadota bacterium contains the following coding sequences:
- the mltG gene encoding endolytic transglycosylase MltG, whose amino-acid sequence MSFSRLLIAIVLILLSTAAVGGWIAVRWLEHYRTTPLSGYSDPVVFAVERGDSLARVARELTKRDILPHERPFRLIARWQGVAGAIKAGEYQIQPAITPQALLDQLVRGEVLQHRLTLVEGWSFRDVMVAISTHDALTHDLKNSTEQEIMAAIGRPGEHPEGRFFPDTYAFARGTSDITVLKQAYAAMERQLAAAWAERQPDLPLKTPYEALILASIVEKETGLPDERSQIAGVFVRRLRLGMRLQTDPTVIYGLGSRFDGNLTRAHLREKTDYNTYRISGLPPTPIALPGRASLVATVQPASGDSLFFVARGDGGHVFSATLKEHEQAVRCYQLGRCK is encoded by the coding sequence TTGAGTTTTTCGCGCCTACTCATTGCCATTGTGCTTATTTTGCTTTCCACCGCAGCCGTGGGCGGGTGGATCGCTGTACGCTGGTTGGAGCACTATCGAACCACGCCCTTGTCCGGCTATAGCGATCCGGTCGTTTTCGCGGTGGAGCGCGGTGATTCCTTGGCCCGTGTCGCCCGCGAACTGACGAAACGAGATATCTTGCCCCATGAGAGACCGTTTCGCCTCATCGCCCGATGGCAGGGGGTCGCCGGCGCCATCAAGGCCGGCGAGTATCAGATCCAACCCGCGATCACGCCTCAAGCGCTGCTGGATCAGTTGGTGCGCGGTGAAGTGTTGCAACATCGACTGACACTGGTCGAGGGTTGGTCATTTCGGGATGTCATGGTTGCTATCTCGACCCATGACGCGCTCACCCACGATCTGAAAAATTCGACCGAACAAGAAATCATGGCCGCCATCGGGCGACCCGGCGAGCATCCCGAGGGACGGTTCTTCCCTGACACCTACGCCTTTGCCCGCGGAACCTCGGACATCACTGTGCTCAAACAAGCTTATGCAGCCATGGAGCGTCAACTGGCGGCGGCATGGGCTGAGCGGCAACCGGATCTGCCGCTGAAAACACCCTATGAGGCGCTGATTCTGGCCTCTATTGTCGAGAAAGAAACCGGACTACCAGACGAGCGCAGCCAAATTGCCGGCGTGTTTGTCCGCCGGCTGCGCTTAGGCATGCGCCTGCAGACCGACCCCACAGTGATATACGGGTTGGGGTCTCGCTTCGACGGCAATCTCACCCGCGCGCATCTGCGGGAAAAGACCGACTACAATACCTACCGCATTAGTGGTTTGCCCCCAACACCGATTGCCTTACCCGGCCGCGCCTCGCTTGTCGCCACCGTTCAACCGGCGTCGGGTGATAGCTTGTTCTTTGTCGCCCGGGGTGATGGCGGGCATGTGTTCTCCGCGACCTTAAAGGAACACGAACAAGCGGTGCGCTGCTACCAGTTAGGGCGCTGCAAATGA
- the pabC gene encoding aminodeoxychorismate lyase, with protein sequence MIRALVNGDPNGCIPLDDRGVLYGDGLFETIRIVHGQPDNWDGHMRRLRRGCTQLRLPTPPVALLRQEIDHLASGQHCAIARVQLTLAGGERGYKRPAAGRFNRILTLHELLPLPARCYETGVTVRWCHFQLADHSGLSGIKHLNRLEQVMARAEWDDVEIFDGLLTDQRGRVIGGTMSNLFLIQKGELLTPDVFHAGVAGTMRERVFRAARELGLHATETPVTPEMCQQADGLFLSNAVRGIVPVSRLEQQSFDRHDLTAQVMENLQEPPSAIVCRT encoded by the coding sequence ATGATCCGCGCACTGGTTAATGGCGATCCGAACGGATGCATCCCGCTGGATGACCGGGGCGTTCTATATGGTGACGGACTGTTCGAAACCATCAGAATCGTTCACGGGCAGCCGGACAACTGGGACGGACACATGCGCCGGTTGCGACGTGGTTGCACCCAGCTGCGGCTGCCCACTCCGCCTGTTGCTCTCCTGCGGCAGGAGATCGATCACCTGGCGTCCGGTCAGCACTGCGCCATCGCTCGAGTACAGCTGACATTGGCCGGTGGCGAGCGGGGCTATAAAAGGCCCGCCGCCGGACGCTTCAACCGCATACTCACGCTGCACGAACTATTGCCCTTACCTGCGCGCTGTTACGAAACCGGTGTCACCGTGCGCTGGTGTCATTTCCAATTGGCGGACCACAGCGGCTTATCCGGAATCAAACACCTCAATCGCCTTGAGCAGGTGATGGCTCGCGCGGAATGGGACGACGTCGAAATTTTCGATGGTTTGTTAACCGACCAACGGGGGCGGGTGATCGGGGGTACGATGAGCAATCTGTTCTTGATCCAAAAAGGGGAGCTCCTGACCCCGGATGTTTTCCATGCAGGCGTGGCCGGCACCATGCGAGAACGCGTCTTTCGCGCAGCTCGGGAACTCGGTTTGCATGCGACTGAAACGCCGGTGACGCCTGAGATGTGCCAACAAGCCGACGGCTTATTTCTCAGCAATGCCGTCCGTGGCATCGTGCCTGTCTCACGTCTAGAGCAGCAGAGTTTCGACCGGCACGATCTCACCGCTCAGGTGATGGAAAATCTGCAGGAGCCGCCATCGGCGATCGTATGCCGCACTTAG
- the acpP gene encoding acyl carrier protein, with amino-acid sequence MSSIEERVKKIIVEQLGVKEEEVKPEASFVDDLGADSLDTVELVMALEEEFECEIPDEEAEKLTTVGEALNYIQANLVE; translated from the coding sequence ATGAGCAGTATTGAGGAACGGGTTAAAAAAATCATTGTCGAGCAACTCGGTGTCAAGGAAGAAGAAGTAAAACCGGAAGCGTCTTTCGTGGATGATCTGGGTGCCGATTCTCTGGATACCGTCGAGCTGGTGATGGCCCTGGAAGAAGAGTTTGAATGCGAAATTCCCGACGAGGAAGCTGAGAAGCTGACCACCGTGGGTGAAGCGCTGAATTACATCCAGGCCAATCTGGTTGAATAA
- a CDS encoding aminodeoxychorismate synthase component I has product MVPEEQTYIETSGVIPDLLALHESNSKRYPFLLESSARHELTGRFDLLFAFPGESLVATPTADEDHPPFLQTLKSWWSRERGQHAPRDDWPFWGGWFLFLSYELAGEIEPSLHLPAPRTPMLPTAKAVRCPAAVIVDHVRAQSAIVAESQEMLDQIRTDLTKLTPEPGSPFPTCRLTEEPAEKYLDRIRRAKHYIREGDIFQANLSRSWHACYSRPISAAALYRRLKHSNPAPFSGLAMLDDRAVISTSPERLVSVRGGRVDTRPIAGTRPRSADRDQDEALLTELITHPKERAEHVMLIDLERNDLGRICKPGSVQVSEMMTVESYAHVHHIVSNVIGTLQDDMTPVDVIQATFPGGTITGCPKVRCMEIIAELEGEGRGLYTGSMGYLSRDGQMDLNILIRSALLSEDQVFFRTGGGIVADSDPEHELRETRAKARGLLAGLNRQTNR; this is encoded by the coding sequence GTGGTTCCAGAGGAACAGACTTATATCGAAACATCGGGGGTCATCCCCGACTTGCTCGCGCTACACGAGTCCAACTCCAAGCGCTATCCGTTTTTATTGGAAAGTTCAGCTCGCCATGAGTTGACCGGGCGCTTTGACTTGCTCTTTGCGTTCCCCGGCGAGTCGCTGGTTGCAACACCCACTGCCGACGAAGACCATCCACCTTTTTTGCAGACATTGAAGTCGTGGTGGAGCCGGGAACGGGGGCAACACGCACCTCGGGATGATTGGCCATTCTGGGGCGGATGGTTTCTTTTTTTGAGCTATGAGCTTGCCGGGGAAATCGAGCCCAGCTTGCATCTACCGGCACCTCGAACGCCCATGCTGCCTACCGCCAAGGCCGTCCGCTGTCCCGCCGCTGTTATCGTAGATCACGTTCGCGCTCAGTCCGCCATCGTCGCCGAATCTCAGGAAATGCTCGATCAAATCCGTACGGATTTGACTAAGCTGACCCCCGAACCGGGCTCTCCGTTTCCCACCTGCCGACTCACCGAAGAACCCGCGGAAAAGTACCTTGATCGAATCCGGCGGGCAAAACATTACATCCGAGAAGGCGATATCTTCCAGGCCAATCTCTCGCGTTCATGGCATGCATGCTATTCTCGGCCGATCTCCGCGGCTGCTCTTTACCGTCGATTGAAACACAGTAACCCTGCGCCGTTCTCCGGCTTGGCGATGCTAGACGATCGCGCAGTCATTTCGACTTCCCCGGAACGATTGGTGTCCGTAAGGGGAGGGCGAGTGGATACGCGGCCCATCGCAGGCACCCGGCCGCGAAGCGCCGATCGGGATCAAGACGAAGCGCTGCTGACGGAGCTGATCACACACCCGAAAGAGCGCGCGGAACATGTCATGTTGATTGATCTCGAACGCAACGATTTGGGTCGGATCTGCAAGCCCGGCAGCGTTCAAGTTAGCGAAATGATGACCGTCGAATCCTATGCCCATGTCCACCACATCGTCTCCAACGTGATCGGAACTTTGCAAGATGACATGACGCCCGTCGATGTAATTCAAGCGACTTTTCCCGGCGGGACCATCACGGGTTGTCCGAAGGTTCGTTGTATGGAAATCATTGCCGAGCTTGAAGGCGAGGGTCGGGGTTTGTATACCGGTTCGATGGGTTATCTCAGCCGTGACGGCCAGATGGACCTAAACATTTTGATCCGGAGCGCTTTGCTCAGCGAGGACCAAGTATTTTTCCGAACCGGCGGCGGCATCGTCGCCGACTCGGACCCTGAACACGAACTGCGTGAAACACGCGCCAAGGCCCGTGGTTTGCTGGCGGGGCTTAACCGCCAAACGAACCGATGA
- the tmk gene encoding dTMP kinase, with protein sequence MKRGFFVTLEGGEGTGKSTNLPFVCEYLQRHGIEVEQTREPGGTRIGERIRELLLHGDDMPSDTELLLMFAARSAHIQQRIRPALESGKWVICDRFTDASYAYQGGGRGIPEARIAALEDWVQGALRPDAVLIFDAPLEIAMARAVQRGHADRFEREQTVFFERVRETYLRRAEQPGYHIINAALELDQVQIQLQGLMNRLIADWKTR encoded by the coding sequence ATGAAGCGCGGATTTTTCGTCACCCTGGAAGGGGGAGAGGGCACCGGGAAAAGCACCAACCTGCCGTTCGTTTGCGAGTATTTGCAAAGGCACGGAATTGAGGTAGAACAGACACGGGAACCCGGAGGAACACGCATTGGTGAGCGAATCCGGGAGCTTCTGCTCCACGGTGACGACATGCCGTCCGACACCGAATTGCTACTGATGTTCGCGGCCCGTTCGGCGCACATCCAACAACGGATCCGACCTGCCTTGGAATCCGGAAAGTGGGTCATCTGCGATCGCTTTACCGATGCCAGCTACGCCTATCAAGGCGGCGGCCGCGGCATCCCGGAAGCACGCATCGCCGCATTGGAAGATTGGGTTCAAGGTGCACTCCGGCCGGATGCCGTGCTGATTTTCGATGCGCCGTTGGAGATCGCGATGGCCCGTGCTGTCCAGCGGGGTCACGCGGATCGTTTTGAGCGAGAGCAAACGGTCTTTTTCGAGCGCGTTCGCGAGACCTATTTACGCCGGGCGGAACAACCCGGGTATCACATCATCAACGCCGCATTGGAATTGGATCAGGTGCAAATTCAGCTGCAGGGCCTGATGAACCGGCTGATCGCCGATTGGAAAACACGCTGA
- the holB gene encoding DNA polymerase III subunit delta', whose product MSNPCFSWHTAILDQLNLARQTGRIAHGLLFHGPAGVGKHHFARVLAKSLFCSHPTSTGEGCDACRSCRQFDAQTHPDFLYLTPEEGKGQIRIDQVRDLTADLGLTAFYGGLKIAVIDPAEAMNPFAANSLLKTLEEPPADSLIVLVTEQPGRLLPTIRSRCQMIRFDLPAQSTAQAWLLEQGHAADAADIGLGYAEGAPLLAERFLTENLVDMDANLDQELADLILNRTDAVTVADGWNRNYPLDLVMRGMIGRTRALIWSKLGCDGPEPTFFQARLATAIKQLAERADTENATRYLALLYQSRTWLSTTANKPALLETLLTPWRHQLRGPYTESMNDIFRG is encoded by the coding sequence TTGTCCAATCCATGTTTCTCCTGGCATACCGCCATTCTGGATCAGTTGAATCTTGCTCGCCAAACCGGGCGGATCGCACACGGCTTGCTGTTCCATGGTCCCGCCGGCGTGGGAAAACATCACTTCGCACGTGTTCTGGCCAAGTCATTGTTTTGTTCGCACCCGACGTCGACGGGGGAGGGGTGTGACGCTTGTCGCAGCTGCCGCCAGTTCGATGCCCAGACCCACCCCGATTTCCTGTATTTGACACCCGAGGAAGGTAAGGGCCAAATCCGGATCGACCAGGTTCGCGACCTGACGGCGGACTTGGGACTGACCGCCTTCTACGGGGGATTGAAAATTGCGGTGATCGACCCCGCGGAGGCCATGAATCCATTTGCCGCCAACAGCTTGCTAAAAACCTTGGAAGAGCCACCGGCTGATTCACTGATTGTTCTCGTCACCGAACAACCGGGACGATTGCTTCCCACCATTCGGAGCCGGTGTCAGATGATCCGTTTCGATTTGCCAGCCCAATCGACTGCTCAAGCATGGTTGCTGGAACAAGGGCACGCCGCCGATGCTGCGGACATTGGCCTCGGCTATGCAGAAGGCGCACCTTTGTTGGCCGAGCGTTTTCTGACCGAGAACCTGGTAGACATGGACGCCAATCTTGATCAGGAATTGGCGGACCTGATTCTGAACCGCACGGATGCCGTCACCGTCGCAGATGGCTGGAATCGCAATTATCCGCTCGATCTCGTCATGCGGGGAATGATCGGTCGGACCCGGGCGCTGATATGGTCCAAATTGGGATGCGATGGACCTGAGCCTACTTTTTTTCAAGCCCGACTCGCGACGGCCATTAAACAACTGGCAGAGCGCGCCGATACGGAGAATGCCACCCGGTATTTGGCTTTGCTTTACCAAAGCCGTACCTGGTTGAGCACCACGGCGAACAAACCGGCGCTTTTAGAGACCTTGCTGACTCCTTGGCGCCACCAACTACGTGGGCCGTACACCGAGTCCATGAATGATATTTTTAGAGGATAA
- a CDS encoding PilZ domain-containing protein, with the protein MDSRGPQQGILTLTIKDKSALYVAYMPFIKNGGLFIPTNKPYRVGDEVFILLNLMDAAEKVPVAGKIIWITPSGAQNKRTAGIGVQFSAQDGGSTQKKIETYLAGALSAERPTHTM; encoded by the coding sequence ATGGACTCTCGCGGACCACAACAGGGCATTTTAACGCTCACTATCAAAGACAAAAGCGCACTATATGTTGCGTATATGCCTTTCATCAAAAACGGCGGTCTGTTCATACCCACCAATAAACCCTACCGCGTCGGTGACGAGGTTTTCATTCTCCTCAACCTGATGGACGCGGCCGAAAAAGTACCGGTCGCGGGCAAGATTATCTGGATCACACCGAGCGGTGCCCAGAACAAACGCACGGCCGGAATCGGCGTTCAATTCAGCGCTCAGGATGGCGGCAGCACCCAAAAGAAAATCGAAACCTATCTGGCCGGCGCCTTATCGGCCGAACGTCCGACCCACACGATGTAG
- the fabF gene encoding beta-ketoacyl-ACP synthase II, translating into MSKRRVVVTGLGVVSPLGLNVVDTWKALTAGKSGAAPYNVDFDVSKFPTRFAAQVKDFDPTQSMSAKEARRMDVFIQYAIAAAREAMSDASLEVTEENAARIGVSIGSGIGGIYGIEKNHTLYLENDHSPKKISPFFVPASIINMASGNLSIMHNLRGPNLATVTACTTGTHNIGLAARAIQYGDADVMIAGGTEMSSTPVSLGGFCAARALSTRNDEPEKASRPFDKDRDGFVMGDGAGIVVLEEYESARARGARIYAELLGFGMNADAYHVTQPSEGGRGAADCMHIALKDAGLNGDQIDYVNAHGTSTPAGDVAETMAIKRAFGEHAKALCVSSTKSMTGHMLGAAGAAEAVFSVLALSDQVIPPTINLDNPDPECDLDYVPHTARNAELSYVLSNSFGFGGTNGTLIFGILK; encoded by the coding sequence GTGTCAAAGCGACGTGTGGTAGTCACTGGGCTGGGAGTGGTATCTCCGCTTGGGTTGAATGTGGTCGATACCTGGAAGGCCTTGACGGCCGGAAAGAGCGGTGCCGCTCCGTATAACGTCGACTTTGACGTCAGCAAATTTCCAACCCGCTTCGCGGCCCAGGTCAAAGACTTCGACCCCACGCAATCGATGTCGGCAAAAGAAGCCCGGCGCATGGATGTTTTCATCCAATATGCGATCGCCGCGGCGAGAGAAGCGATGAGTGATGCATCGCTGGAAGTGACCGAAGAGAATGCCGCGAGGATCGGTGTGTCCATCGGCTCGGGAATCGGCGGCATATACGGCATTGAGAAGAACCACACGCTCTATCTCGAGAACGACCATTCTCCGAAAAAGATCTCTCCGTTTTTCGTGCCGGCCAGCATCATCAACATGGCTTCAGGCAACCTGTCGATCATGCACAATCTCAGAGGTCCCAACTTGGCGACCGTCACGGCCTGTACCACCGGGACCCACAACATCGGCTTGGCTGCTCGAGCCATCCAGTATGGCGATGCGGATGTCATGATTGCCGGTGGAACGGAAATGTCGAGTACGCCGGTGTCCCTCGGCGGGTTCTGCGCCGCACGCGCTTTGTCTACCCGAAACGATGAGCCCGAAAAGGCCAGCCGTCCGTTCGACAAAGACCGCGACGGATTCGTCATGGGCGATGGCGCCGGTATCGTCGTCTTGGAAGAGTATGAGTCTGCCCGTGCCCGAGGCGCCCGCATATACGCTGAGCTTCTCGGCTTCGGCATGAATGCAGACGCTTATCATGTCACCCAACCCAGCGAAGGCGGCCGGGGCGCCGCCGATTGCATGCATATCGCCCTCAAAGATGCCGGTTTAAACGGCGATCAAATTGACTATGTCAATGCCCATGGCACGTCCACACCGGCGGGTGACGTGGCAGAAACCATGGCGATCAAGCGTGCTTTTGGCGAACATGCCAAAGCGTTGTGTGTGAGCTCCACCAAATCCATGACCGGCCACATGCTGGGCGCCGCCGGAGCTGCCGAAGCGGTCTTTTCTGTCCTTGCCCTGAGCGATCAGGTCATTCCACCGACCATTAACCTGGACAACCCCGACCCAGAATGTGACCTGGACTATGTTCCGCATACGGCACGTAACGCTGAGTTAAGCTATGTCCTGTCCAATTCGTTCGGTTTCGGTGGAACCAATGGAACCCTCATTTTTGGGATTCTAAAGTAG
- the fabG gene encoding 3-oxoacyl-ACP reductase FabG, translated as MAEEAKVALVTGASRGIGRAIALELGKRGFRVVGTATSESGASRIEESLKDAGIDGVGQVLNVADPSSISDLISSLKEAPGEPSVLVNNAGITRDNLLMRMKNEEWEDIISTNLSSVFRMSQACLRPMMKARWGRIISIASVVGVMGNAGQSNYAAAKAGIIGFSKSLAREVGSRGITVNVVAPGFIATDMTDALTEEQRSAILGQVALGRLGKPEDIAKAVGFLASDDAAYVTGETLHVNGGLYMV; from the coding sequence ATGGCTGAAGAAGCGAAAGTTGCACTGGTTACCGGCGCATCCCGGGGTATTGGTCGCGCGATTGCGCTCGAACTCGGCAAACGGGGTTTTCGGGTTGTGGGCACCGCCACCTCAGAATCCGGTGCCAGCCGTATCGAAGAGAGCCTCAAAGACGCTGGAATTGATGGTGTCGGGCAGGTACTAAACGTTGCCGATCCGTCTTCGATCAGCGATTTGATCTCCTCGCTTAAAGAAGCGCCCGGAGAGCCATCGGTACTTGTCAATAACGCCGGTATTACCCGCGACAATCTTCTTATGCGAATGAAAAATGAGGAATGGGAAGATATTATCAGTACCAATCTCAGCTCCGTTTTTCGCATGTCGCAAGCATGTTTGCGCCCCATGATGAAGGCGCGGTGGGGAAGGATCATCAGCATCGCCTCAGTGGTCGGCGTCATGGGCAACGCCGGTCAAAGCAACTATGCCGCCGCCAAAGCGGGAATCATCGGTTTCAGCAAATCACTCGCACGTGAAGTGGGATCGCGCGGCATCACCGTTAATGTCGTCGCACCGGGCTTCATCGCCACGGACATGACCGATGCGTTAACGGAAGAACAAAGATCGGCGATCCTCGGTCAGGTTGCGCTGGGACGGCTGGGAAAACCGGAAGACATTGCCAAGGCGGTCGGATTCCTGGCGTCTGACGATGCCGCATACGTCACCGGTGAAACCTTGCACGTCAACGGAGGCCTTTACATGGTTTGA
- a CDS encoding alkaline phosphatase, with product MAILGIGLTSQVIAAETPRQWYRDGTKSVLKSELLIKNRLTAKNVILFVGDGMGISTVTAARILEGQMKGGYGEENILSFEKLPYVALSKTYNTNQQTPDSAGTMTAMMTGVKTKAGVIGIDQKAIRGDCASIFGNELKTFLEEYEEMGRSTGVVTTARLTHATPAATYAHVPERNWEDDDDLPEDAAGCKDIARQLIEFGYGDGLEVAMGGGRRHFLPVEMDDPEDAGATGNRTDGRDLTAEWLSGYPNAEFVYDQAGFDAIDPSATDHLLGLFERSHMEYEYDRAGDTAGEPSLSEMTDKAIDILSKNEDGFFLMVESGRIDHAHHAGNAYRSLTDTIEFANAVKVAMEKTSHKDTLILVTADHSHVFTIAGYPTRGNPILGKVMGNDSSGAPTGTFSSDALGLPYTTLSYANGPGYTGASSEQGEGPKTYPHFGSGYTGITSGRPDLTAVDTTDPSYMQEATVPLSSETHAGEDVAIYAGGAGSYLMRGVVEQNVIYHVMRHAARLKLNEVIDLVQEIDLEPYADLLEDIESP from the coding sequence ATGGCGATCCTCGGCATCGGTCTCACGAGTCAGGTGATCGCCGCCGAAACGCCGCGCCAATGGTATCGTGACGGAACAAAGTCCGTTCTGAAATCTGAACTATTGATCAAGAATCGCCTGACGGCCAAGAACGTGATTTTGTTCGTAGGCGACGGTATGGGTATTTCCACCGTGACCGCGGCTCGCATTCTCGAGGGTCAAATGAAAGGCGGTTACGGGGAAGAAAACATCCTCAGCTTCGAAAAGCTGCCCTATGTCGCGCTGTCGAAAACCTATAACACCAACCAACAAACGCCGGACTCCGCAGGCACCATGACCGCCATGATGACCGGAGTTAAGACCAAGGCGGGCGTGATCGGCATCGATCAAAAGGCCATTCGCGGAGATTGCGCCAGCATATTCGGCAACGAACTGAAAACCTTTTTGGAAGAATACGAAGAGATGGGTCGCTCCACCGGGGTGGTCACCACCGCCCGTTTGACCCACGCCACCCCGGCTGCGACCTACGCTCATGTACCTGAGCGCAACTGGGAAGACGACGATGATCTGCCTGAAGATGCCGCGGGTTGTAAGGACATCGCCCGACAACTGATTGAGTTTGGCTACGGTGATGGGTTAGAAGTCGCGATGGGCGGCGGTCGCCGGCACTTCTTGCCGGTAGAAATGGACGATCCCGAAGATGCAGGTGCAACAGGGAATCGTACGGATGGTCGCGATTTAACCGCAGAGTGGTTATCCGGCTACCCCAATGCGGAATTTGTCTACGATCAGGCCGGCTTCGATGCCATCGATCCATCCGCTACCGATCACCTCTTGGGGCTTTTCGAACGTTCCCACATGGAATATGAATACGATCGTGCGGGGGATACCGCCGGCGAGCCGTCCCTCAGTGAAATGACAGACAAGGCCATCGACATCCTGTCGAAGAACGAAGACGGCTTTTTCCTGATGGTGGAAAGTGGTCGTATTGACCATGCACATCATGCCGGCAACGCCTATCGTTCCCTGACCGATACCATCGAGTTCGCCAACGCGGTGAAAGTTGCGATGGAAAAGACCAGCCACAAAGACACGCTGATTCTCGTCACCGCCGACCACAGCCACGTCTTCACCATCGCCGGCTACCCGACCCGTGGTAACCCGATTCTCGGCAAGGTGATGGGCAACGACAGTTCAGGTGCGCCGACCGGAACCTTCAGTTCTGATGCGCTCGGTTTACCCTACACCACGCTAAGCTACGCCAACGGGCCTGGGTACACGGGCGCCTCGTCCGAACAAGGCGAAGGCCCGAAGACCTATCCGCACTTCGGTTCAGGGTACACCGGTATTACTTCGGGTCGCCCCGACCTAACCGCGGTTGACACCACGGACCCCAGCTATATGCAAGAAGCGACCGTTCCGCTGAGCAGCGAAACCCACGCCGGTGAGGACGTTGCGATCTATGCCGGTGGCGCGGGCTCCTACTTGATGCGGGGTGTCGTTGAACAGAATGTGATCTACCACGTGATGCGTCACGCGGCCCGGCTGAAGCTGAACGAAGTGATCGATCTGGTTCAGGAGATTGATCTCGAGCCGTACGCCGATCTGCTGGAAGACATCGAATCACCGTAA
- the fabD gene encoding ACP S-malonyltransferase has translation MSIGVIFPGQGSQSVGMLGDLAAAFPVVRHTFSEASDVLGYDLWSLVQDGPEAGLNQTQKTQPALLTAGVAVWHVWQERQGAPARVMGGHSLGEYTALVCSGALDFSDAVALVAKRGEFMQTAVAEGVGAMAAILGLDDEAVAEVCTAAAANEVVEPVNFNAPGQVVIAGHRAAVDRALELAKEKGAKRALILPVSVPSHCSLMTPAAESLADALKDLDIRSPKIPVIHNVDGQARSQADEIREALVRQLHSPVKWVDCVRTMVGMGTQAFIEAGPGKVLAGLGKRIDRNAPVSPVFDLDSLEQALKTASELGDG, from the coding sequence ATGTCAATTGGAGTAATATTTCCAGGCCAGGGATCTCAATCCGTGGGCATGCTGGGCGATTTGGCCGCCGCTTTTCCTGTGGTACGCCACACCTTCAGTGAGGCCTCGGATGTATTGGGTTACGATCTCTGGTCGTTGGTCCAGGACGGTCCGGAAGCTGGGCTGAATCAAACCCAGAAAACCCAGCCGGCATTGCTGACAGCCGGTGTAGCCGTTTGGCATGTGTGGCAGGAAAGGCAGGGTGCCCCCGCCCGCGTCATGGGTGGCCACAGTCTGGGCGAATACACGGCACTGGTTTGCTCTGGGGCATTGGATTTCTCCGATGCTGTTGCCTTGGTAGCCAAGCGTGGCGAGTTCATGCAAACGGCCGTTGCTGAGGGTGTCGGCGCCATGGCCGCTATACTGGGGCTTGACGACGAAGCGGTGGCGGAGGTTTGCACCGCAGCTGCTGCGAATGAAGTGGTCGAGCCCGTTAACTTTAACGCACCCGGTCAAGTCGTGATCGCCGGCCACCGTGCCGCGGTTGACCGCGCGCTGGAGCTGGCCAAGGAGAAAGGCGCCAAACGGGCCCTTATTTTGCCGGTCAGCGTGCCGTCCCACTGCAGTTTGATGACCCCTGCGGCTGAATCACTAGCGGATGCATTGAAGGATCTGGACATTCGCAGCCCAAAAATCCCTGTCATCCACAATGTCGACGGTCAAGCCCGGAGTCAGGCGGACGAAATTCGTGAAGCGCTGGTGCGGCAACTCCACAGCCCGGTCAAGTGGGTTGACTGTGTTCGCACCATGGTGGGTATGGGCACGCAGGCATTTATCGAAGCCGGTCCAGGTAAGGTCTTGGCGGGTTTGGGTAAGCGTATTGATCGAAACGCGCCGGTATCGCCGGTGTTCGACCTGGACAGTTTAGAGCAAGCGTTAAAAACGGCGTCGGAGTTAGGCGATGGCTGA